In a genomic window of Pedobacter sp. KBS0701:
- the prmA gene encoding 50S ribosomal protein L11 methyltransferase, translated as MQYIKAIFTFKGIEDYQQDLLISDLADLGFDTFEDNEGGFTAFIIKDNFSEQELKDLLGNYSEEFATDYTLEDVADENWNAEWEKNFSPLIIDDVCYVRATFHEPQPSYPYEIVIDPKMAFGTGHHQTTTMVMQYILAADLKDKNILDMGCGTGILAILAAKLGAKNLMAIDYDDICYESTLENAALNHVDNLKALCGSKEVIPDEEYDVIFANINRNILLDQIHRYADVLKPEGKIFFSGFYLDPDLAIITAECAKYGIKYVDHKQNGDWVAAQFEKKVEG; from the coding sequence ATGCAATACATTAAAGCAATATTTACATTCAAAGGTATCGAAGATTATCAACAGGATCTGCTCATCAGCGATCTTGCCGATTTAGGCTTCGATACTTTCGAAGATAATGAGGGTGGTTTTACAGCTTTCATAATTAAGGATAATTTTAGCGAGCAGGAACTAAAAGACCTGTTAGGTAATTACAGTGAAGAATTTGCAACAGATTATACTCTGGAAGATGTTGCTGATGAAAACTGGAATGCTGAATGGGAGAAAAACTTCAGTCCACTGATTATTGATGATGTATGTTATGTAAGGGCAACCTTTCACGAGCCACAGCCATCGTATCCTTACGAGATTGTAATTGATCCAAAAATGGCTTTCGGTACTGGTCACCACCAAACCACCACCATGGTGATGCAGTATATTTTAGCCGCCGACCTCAAGGACAAAAATATCCTCGATATGGGCTGTGGGACCGGAATCTTAGCTATTCTTGCAGCAAAACTGGGTGCTAAAAATTTAATGGCCATCGATTATGATGATATCTGTTATGAAAGTACGTTAGAAAATGCCGCACTTAACCATGTAGATAATTTAAAGGCACTTTGTGGAAGCAAGGAAGTCATTCCTGATGAGGAATATGATGTTATTTTTGCCAATATTAACCGGAATATCCTTTTAGATCAGATCCACCGTTACGCTGATGTTTTAAAACCAGAAGGCAAAATTTTCTTCAGTGGCTTTTATTTAGATCCTGATTTGGCAATTATTACCGCCGAATGTGCTAAATACGGCATTAAATACGTTGATCATAAACAGAATGGTGATTGGGTAGCGGCACAGTTTGAGAAAAAGGTAGAAGGGTAG
- the tpiA gene encoding triose-phosphate isomerase: protein MRKKIVAGNWKMNLDYSEGVSLFSEIVNMVKDERKGDQLAIICSPFIHLNSLAKLGGNDVKIGAQNISDKESGAYTGETSAKMVKSVGAEYVILGHSERRQYFAESDALLAQKTKVALANGLTPIFCIGETLDERNNGSYYEVLKKQLVEGIFSLTEEDFKKIVIAYEPVWAIGTGLTASPEQAQDIHAFIRSEIEANYGFNVADDTTILYGGSCNPGNAASLFSQKDIDGGLIGGASLKSRDFTDIIKALNS, encoded by the coding sequence ATGAGAAAAAAGATTGTTGCCGGTAACTGGAAAATGAATTTAGATTATAGCGAAGGTGTTTCGTTGTTCAGCGAAATTGTAAATATGGTTAAAGATGAGCGCAAAGGCGATCAGCTGGCTATTATTTGCTCCCCGTTTATTCATTTAAACAGCTTGGCAAAATTGGGTGGTAACGATGTTAAAATTGGCGCTCAAAACATTAGCGATAAGGAAAGTGGAGCATATACAGGCGAAACTTCGGCAAAAATGGTGAAATCTGTTGGTGCAGAATATGTAATTTTAGGTCACTCAGAACGCAGACAATATTTCGCTGAAAGCGATGCATTATTAGCTCAAAAAACTAAAGTTGCCCTGGCAAATGGTTTAACACCAATTTTCTGTATCGGCGAAACGCTGGACGAGCGTAATAACGGTAGCTACTACGAAGTATTGAAAAAACAATTGGTAGAAGGTATTTTTAGTTTAACCGAAGAAGATTTCAAAAAGATCGTGATTGCTTACGAGCCGGTTTGGGCAATTGGAACTGGTTTAACCGCTTCTCCAGAGCAGGCACAGGATATTCATGCTTTTATTCGTAGTGAAATTGAAGCAAACTATGGTTTCAATGTAGCTGATGATACAACCATTTTATATGGCGGTAGCTGTAACCCGGGTAATGCGGCAAGTTTATTCTCTCAAAAAGATATTGATGGTGGCCTGATTGGTGGTGCATCGTTAAAATCACGCGATTTTACAGATATTATTAAAGCATTAAACAGTTAA
- a CDS encoding putative sugar nucleotidyl transferase — protein MTINLFDDASWMSLRPLTFTRPVADLRIGILTIAEKWAKYLKADFGFQTQDYLSIKFAPKPNADLFINGSVCPDEALLNAISDLKAGEALYKRDVVVAYISDQHGFEAVKSLKQIEYQGDFIRIVYPEHVFGNNPAEIRKDFKLLTEGRSSAKLSGTNQLIGDDVFLEEGAKAECSVFNSTYGPIYIGKNAEVWEGSLIRGSFALCDNSSIKMGAKIYSGTTIGPNSRAGGEINNAVIWGNSAKGHEGYLGNSVMGEWCNIGADTNNSNLKNNYAEVKLYDYESRKMRNTNLQFCGLIMADHAKCGINTMFNTGSVVGVGTNVFGAGLPPNHIPDFSWGGASGFETYRLDKMFGTTEKVFARKDIVFDETEKNILEKVFELTESYRRF, from the coding sequence ATGACAATCAATCTATTTGATGATGCTTCCTGGATGTCTCTACGTCCGCTTACGTTTACCAGGCCCGTGGCCGATTTACGCATTGGTATTTTAACTATTGCCGAAAAATGGGCCAAATATTTAAAGGCCGATTTTGGTTTTCAAACCCAGGATTACCTTTCCATAAAATTTGCACCAAAGCCTAATGCAGATTTATTCATAAACGGTTCTGTTTGTCCTGATGAAGCTTTGCTTAATGCTATTTCAGATCTTAAGGCAGGTGAAGCACTTTATAAAAGAGATGTTGTTGTAGCTTACATTTCGGATCAACACGGTTTTGAAGCCGTTAAGTCGCTAAAGCAGATTGAATACCAGGGAGATTTTATACGGATTGTTTACCCTGAACATGTTTTCGGGAATAATCCAGCGGAGATCAGAAAAGATTTTAAATTGTTAACCGAAGGACGCAGTTCCGCAAAACTAAGTGGTACCAATCAATTGATCGGCGATGATGTTTTTCTCGAAGAAGGTGCAAAAGCCGAATGCAGCGTGTTTAATAGTACTTATGGACCAATTTACATCGGTAAAAATGCCGAGGTTTGGGAGGGTTCTTTAATCAGGGGATCTTTTGCACTTTGCGATAATTCATCCATTAAAATGGGTGCGAAAATATATTCGGGCACTACAATTGGCCCAAATAGCCGTGCAGGAGGTGAAATTAACAATGCTGTAATCTGGGGTAATTCAGCGAAAGGCCATGAAGGATATCTGGGCAATTCGGTAATGGGGGAGTGGTGTAATATCGGTGCTGATACCAATAATTCGAATTTAAAAAATAACTACGCAGAAGTAAAACTTTACGATTACGAAAGCCGGAAAATGCGGAATACCAACCTACAGTTCTGTGGATTGATCATGGCCGACCATGCCAAATGCGGAATTAATACCATGTTTAATACCGGCAGTGTAGTGGGGGTTGGTACCAATGTTTTTGGTGCCGGTTTACCGCCAAACCATATTCCTGATTTTAGTTGGGGAGGTGCAAGTGGTTTTGAAACCTATAGACTGGATAAAATGTTCGGAACAACCGAAAAGGTATTTGCAAGAAAAGATATTGTTTTTGATGAAACAGAAAAGAACATTCTTGAGAAAGTATTTGAATTAACCGAATCGTATAGACGATTTTAA
- a CDS encoding type B 50S ribosomal protein L31, which produces MKKDLHPTSYRPVVFKDMSNEYAFLTKSCVDTKETIKWEDGNEYPLYKLEISHTSHPFYTGKMKLVDTAGRIDKFKNRYAKK; this is translated from the coding sequence ATGAAAAAAGATTTGCACCCAACAAGCTACAGACCAGTTGTTTTTAAAGATATGTCTAACGAATATGCTTTCTTAACAAAATCTTGTGTAGATACTAAAGAAACAATTAAATGGGAAGATGGTAACGAGTATCCTCTTTATAAATTAGAGATTTCTCATACTTCACACCCTTTTTATACTGGTAAAATGAAATTGGTTGATACAGCAGGACGTATCGATAAATTTAAAAACCGTTACGCTAAGAAATAA
- the mce gene encoding methylmalonyl-CoA epimerase: MNKIEHIGIAVKDLNSSIAIYQKLLNTDCYKTEQVVSESVNTAFFKTGENKVELLQATAPDSAIAKFIEKKGEGIHHIAFLVDDILAEMERLHKEGFVLLSDSPKKGADNKMVCFVHPQDTNGVLIEICQEIKWV; encoded by the coding sequence ATGAATAAGATAGAACACATCGGCATCGCGGTAAAAGACCTCAACAGTTCCATAGCGATTTATCAGAAACTGCTTAATACCGATTGTTATAAAACGGAGCAGGTTGTGTCCGAATCGGTGAATACTGCTTTTTTTAAAACCGGCGAAAACAAAGTAGAGCTGCTTCAGGCTACTGCTCCGGATAGTGCAATTGCTAAATTTATTGAGAAAAAAGGAGAGGGAATCCATCACATTGCTTTCCTGGTTGATGATATTCTGGCGGAAATGGAAAGGCTGCATAAAGAAGGTTTTGTACTGCTCAGCGATTCTCCAAAAAAAGGGGCAGATAATAAGATGGTATGTTTTGTGCATCCTCAAGACACCAATGGCGTGCTGATTGAAATTTGCCAGGAGATTAAATGGGTATAA
- a CDS encoding IscS subfamily cysteine desulfurase → MKQPIYLDNNATTPLDPRVLEAMLPYFTEKFGNAASRNHAFGWVAEEGVDYAREQVAKLIGCTEKEIIFTSGATEADNLAIKGVFEMYKEKGNHIITAVTEHKAVLDTCKHLEKNGARVTYLGVKEDGLIDLAELEAAMTPETILVSIMYGNNEIGVIQPVKEIAAIAHKHGALFMTDATQAVGKIPVDVNADGIDLMAFSAHKMYGPKGVGVLYVRRKNPRVKVTAQMDGGGHERGMRSGTLNVPGIVGLGKACELCRLEMESESIRLSALRDKLESTLNQMEESYVNGNTQHRLPHVANISFKYVEGEGLMMAMSDLAVSSGSACTSASLEPSYVLKSLGLSDDLAHSSIRYGLGRFTTEEEIDQAIEVTQKAVNHLRELSPLWEMFKEGIDLSKIEWAEH, encoded by the coding sequence ATGAAACAGCCGATATATTTAGATAATAATGCGACAACACCGTTAGATCCACGTGTGCTGGAAGCAATGCTACCTTACTTTACTGAGAAATTTGGAAATGCCGCAAGTCGTAATCACGCTTTTGGCTGGGTGGCTGAAGAGGGTGTAGATTATGCCCGTGAGCAGGTAGCCAAATTGATCGGCTGTACTGAAAAAGAAATTATTTTTACTTCAGGTGCAACTGAGGCCGATAACCTGGCCATTAAAGGTGTATTTGAAATGTACAAAGAAAAAGGTAACCACATTATTACTGCGGTTACTGAACATAAAGCAGTTTTAGATACCTGCAAACACTTAGAGAAAAATGGCGCACGCGTTACTTATTTAGGTGTTAAAGAAGACGGTTTAATTGATTTAGCTGAATTGGAAGCTGCTATGACTCCTGAAACTATTTTAGTTTCGATTATGTATGGCAATAACGAAATCGGCGTAATACAACCGGTAAAAGAAATTGCAGCAATTGCACACAAACACGGCGCTTTATTTATGACTGATGCTACGCAGGCAGTTGGTAAAATTCCTGTTGATGTAAATGCTGATGGTATTGATTTAATGGCTTTCTCTGCGCACAAAATGTACGGTCCGAAAGGTGTTGGTGTACTTTACGTTCGCCGTAAAAACCCAAGGGTTAAAGTAACTGCACAAATGGACGGCGGTGGCCACGAGCGCGGCATGCGTTCCGGTACTTTAAACGTTCCTGGTATTGTTGGTTTAGGAAAAGCCTGCGAACTTTGCCGTTTAGAGATGGAAAGCGAATCAATCCGTTTATCTGCGCTACGCGACAAGCTGGAAAGCACTTTAAACCAAATGGAAGAGAGTTATGTTAATGGTAATACACAACACCGTTTACCACACGTAGCTAATATTTCTTTCAAATATGTTGAAGGTGAAGGTTTAATGATGGCGATGAGTGATTTAGCGGTATCTTCAGGATCGGCTTGTACTTCAGCATCTTTAGAGCCTTCTTATGTATTGAAAAGTTTAGGTTTATCTGATGATTTAGCGCACTCTTCCATCCGTTATGGTTTAGGAAGATTTACTACAGAAGAAGAAATTGATCAAGCCATTGAAGTAACTCAAAAAGCAGTTAACCACTTAAGAGAACTTTCTCCACTTTGGGAAATGTTTAAAGAAGGAATCGATTTGAGTAAAATTGAGTGGGCGGAACACTAG
- the iscU gene encoding Fe-S cluster assembly scaffold IscU — MAYSEKVIDHYNNPRNVGTLNKDSKFVGTGLVGAPECGDVMRLQIEVGEDNVITDAKFKTFGCGSAIASSSLATEWLKGKTIDEALSIDNMDIVEELALPPVKIHCSVLAEDAIKSAINDYRIKNGLEAIVLEKSHH; from the coding sequence ATGGCATATTCAGAAAAAGTAATTGACCATTACAATAACCCACGTAACGTAGGTACTTTAAATAAAGACAGTAAATTTGTAGGAACAGGATTAGTTGGTGCACCTGAGTGCGGCGACGTAATGCGTTTACAAATTGAGGTTGGAGAGGACAACGTAATCACTGATGCTAAATTTAAAACGTTTGGCTGTGGTTCGGCAATTGCTTCTTCTTCTTTAGCTACAGAATGGTTAAAAGGAAAAACAATTGACGAGGCTTTATCTATCGATAACATGGATATTGTTGAAGAATTAGCTTTACCACCGGTAAAAATCCACTGCTCAGTATTGGCAGAAGATGCAATTAAATCAGCGATTAACGATTACCGCATTAAAAATGGCTTAGAAGCTATTGTATTGGAAAAATCGCACCATTAA
- a CDS encoding iron-sulfur cluster assembly accessory protein encodes MITITDKAKDKIDHLMQDSEMGSDYFLRVSVKGGGCSGLSYNLDFDNEEQKGDQFFEDKGIKIALDMKSFLYLAGTELDFTDGLNGKGFNFINPNASRSCGCGESFSV; translated from the coding sequence ATGATAACAATAACAGATAAAGCAAAAGACAAAATAGACCACTTAATGCAGGACTCGGAAATGGGTTCTGATTACTTTTTACGTGTTTCGGTAAAAGGTGGTGGCTGTTCGGGATTATCATACAATCTGGATTTTGATAACGAGGAACAAAAAGGCGATCAGTTTTTTGAAGATAAAGGAATCAAGATTGCTTTGGATATGAAATCTTTCCTTTACCTGGCTGGAACTGAATTAGATTTTACCGATGGTTTAAACGGAAAAGGCTTCAACTTTATAAACCCTAATGCAAGCCGTAGCTGTGGCTGTGGCGAAAGTTTTTCTGTATAA
- a CDS encoding long-chain fatty acid--CoA ligase produces the protein MPLINEFSTVPTLLRNVVKNIHKPQETFLIHKQGAEWAEISYEDTLKRADAVSAFFLGKGIKKGDRLGLMIENSPEYVYYDQGIQQIGVINVSIYPTLSEQEVAYILNDSGIKAILVGNNFLYRKVLKVAANCKELKYIIPAFKDFEKVTIPADVNVEVIAFSDILALKHQVTAAERAEIDQCRSLVLPQDVSSLIYTSGTTGTPKGVMLTHYNFVKNVEVCLQQIPVIDQTETFLSFLPLSHVFERTATYHVCCAQGCKIAFAQSLELLAKNMGEVRPTVMSCVPRLLERIHDKAIKGGTAGGGTKAKIFTWALETGNKYRLAKEAGKNPGLILSAKKGIAEKLVFSKIKEKTGGRLKFMISGGAALPKNVGEFFGDLGIKILEGFGLTETSPVMSVTEYHRQVYGTVGRVIPGIEVGIQDVESKAILSIQTHHTFEEDFECAEGEVIVRGHCVMKGYFNKPAETAEAIDKDMWFHTGDIGRFYKGNLQITDRLKNMIVNAYGKNVYPTPVENIYLKSPKIDQLFLIGDKREFITAIIIPNRETLEETFKLQPSFFEEADPFIRNQEIIDWMEQDIKKISGELAKFERIKNFKIKRNPFNIDEGEITPTMKVKRRIVEKKYAEAINEMYEEGVEAES, from the coding sequence ATGCCATTAATAAACGAGTTTTCAACTGTTCCTACTTTGTTACGGAATGTTGTAAAAAACATCCATAAACCTCAGGAAACCTTTTTAATCCATAAACAAGGCGCAGAATGGGCTGAAATTTCTTATGAAGACACCTTAAAAAGAGCCGATGCTGTTTCTGCATTCTTTTTAGGAAAAGGAATAAAAAAGGGTGATCGTTTAGGCTTAATGATAGAAAATTCTCCTGAATATGTATATTATGATCAGGGCATCCAGCAAATTGGCGTAATTAACGTATCTATTTACCCTACGCTTTCTGAGCAGGAAGTAGCCTATATTCTTAACGACTCTGGCATAAAAGCTATTCTTGTTGGGAATAATTTTCTTTACCGTAAGGTTTTAAAAGTTGCGGCTAATTGTAAAGAATTAAAATATATTATTCCTGCTTTTAAAGATTTCGAAAAGGTTACTATCCCTGCAGATGTTAATGTAGAAGTAATTGCTTTTTCAGATATTCTTGCGCTTAAGCATCAGGTTACGGCTGCCGAAAGGGCCGAAATTGACCAATGCAGAAGCCTGGTATTGCCTCAGGATGTTTCTTCATTAATTTATACCTCTGGTACTACCGGAACGCCAAAAGGTGTGATGCTTACTCACTATAATTTTGTTAAAAATGTGGAAGTATGTTTGCAGCAAATCCCGGTGATCGATCAAACGGAAACTTTCCTTTCTTTCTTGCCTTTATCTCACGTATTCGAACGTACAGCTACGTATCATGTTTGCTGTGCACAGGGTTGTAAAATTGCCTTTGCACAAAGTTTAGAATTGTTGGCTAAAAACATGGGCGAAGTGCGTCCAACCGTAATGAGTTGCGTACCACGTTTGCTGGAGCGCATTCATGATAAAGCGATAAAAGGAGGAACCGCAGGTGGAGGAACAAAAGCAAAAATATTTACCTGGGCCTTAGAAACCGGCAATAAATACCGTTTAGCAAAAGAGGCTGGCAAAAATCCAGGCCTTATCCTATCGGCAAAAAAAGGAATCGCCGAGAAATTGGTCTTCAGCAAAATCAAGGAAAAAACAGGTGGAAGATTAAAATTCATGATTTCAGGCGGAGCTGCACTACCTAAAAATGTGGGTGAGTTTTTTGGCGATCTGGGCATTAAAATATTGGAAGGATTCGGTTTAACGGAAACTTCACCGGTAATGTCGGTAACTGAATATCACAGACAGGTTTATGGTACTGTTGGCCGAGTGATTCCTGGTATTGAGGTGGGCATACAAGATGTAGAAAGCAAAGCAATACTAAGCATCCAAACACACCATACTTTTGAGGAAGATTTTGAATGTGCAGAAGGAGAAGTAATTGTACGAGGTCACTGCGTAATGAAAGGTTATTTTAACAAACCTGCCGAAACTGCTGAAGCAATTGATAAAGACATGTGGTTCCACACCGGAGACATTGGTCGTTTTTATAAAGGTAACCTGCAGATTACCGACCGTTTAAAAAACATGATCGTAAATGCATACGGCAAAAACGTATACCCTACTCCTGTAGAAAATATTTATTTAAAGAGCCCAAAAATTGATCAGTTGTTTTTAATTGGCGATAAACGCGAATTTATCACGGCTATCATTATCCCGAACAGGGAAACGCTGGAAGAAACCTTTAAACTTCAGCCGTCGTTTTTTGAAGAAGCTGATCCTTTTATCCGCAACCAGGAAATTATCGACTGGATGGAGCAGGATATCAAAAAAATCTCTGGCGAACTGGCTAAATTTGAACGCATTAAAAACTTCAAGATCAAGCGAAATCCTTTCAATATAGATGAAGGTGAAATTACCCCGACCATGAAAGTTAAACGCCGTATTGTAGAAAAGAAATATGCAGAGGCGATTAACGAAATGTACGAAGAAGGTGTAGAAGCGGAATCATAA
- a CDS encoding DUF2461 domain-containing protein, whose amino-acid sequence MPDIKQIPPSSFEFLRLLKNNNEREWFNDHKTDYQKELAYIEAFAQDLLDLMNTHDVIETPSGKKSLYRIYRDTRFSNDKTPYKTHWSGSFKRAGKQRRGGYYFHIEPGNSFVAGGFFGPSPQDLKLIRENIAFDAQPLRAILNDKTFIASFGTLGGEQLKTAPKGFDGDHQDIDLLRYKQFLLVHRFTDQEVLSKEYLGYCNQTFKNMRPFFDYMSEILTTDANGLDL is encoded by the coding sequence ATGCCCGATATAAAACAAATACCACCTTCCAGTTTTGAATTTTTGAGGTTATTAAAAAATAACAACGAACGAGAGTGGTTTAATGATCATAAAACAGACTACCAGAAAGAACTAGCATACATAGAAGCTTTTGCACAGGATTTATTAGACCTTATGAATACCCACGATGTAATTGAAACACCATCGGGAAAGAAAAGTTTATACCGCATATATCGGGATACGCGTTTCTCAAATGATAAAACGCCTTATAAAACACATTGGAGTGGAAGTTTTAAACGGGCAGGCAAACAAAGAAGAGGTGGCTACTATTTTCATATCGAACCAGGTAATAGTTTTGTGGCAGGTGGCTTTTTCGGGCCTTCTCCTCAGGATTTGAAATTGATAAGGGAAAATATTGCTTTTGATGCCCAGCCCTTGAGAGCGATATTAAATGATAAAACTTTTATTGCTTCCTTCGGGACTTTGGGAGGTGAACAATTGAAAACAGCTCCAAAGGGTTTTGATGGAGATCACCAGGATATTGATCTGCTACGTTATAAACAATTTTTGTTAGTTCATCGATTTACCGATCAGGAAGTTTTAAGTAAAGAATACTTAGGTTATTGTAACCAGACATTTAAAAACATGCGGCCTTTCTTTGATTACATGAGCGAAATATTAACAACCGATGCAAATGGATTAGATCTTTAA
- the lysS gene encoding lysine--tRNA ligase, with product MSIGLSEQEVLRRESLKQLRQLGIEPYPAEAYEINVTAADILANYEKDKTAYKTVSLAGRIMGRNIMGAASFAELQDSTGRIQIYLKRDELCPGDDKTLYNTVFKKLLDIGDFIGITGYVFTTQTGEISIHVTGFTVLAKSLRPLPIVKRDDEGNVYDGFTNPELRYRMRYVDLTVNPDYKQIFIKRSKVINSMRNYFDEQGWMEVETPILQPIHGGAAARPFATHHNTLDMPLYLRIANELYLKRLIVAGFDGVYEFGKMFRNEGMDRTHNPEYTSMEIYVAYKDYIWMMAMVEECLEKVAIATNGSAVVKVGENEINFEGPYEKLTMYESIQKYTGIDVSKMTEEELLQTCASLGIETDSTMGRGKLVDEIFSDKVEANLIQPTFITDYPIEMTPLAKKHRSAEGLVERFEIFVNGKEIGNAYSELNDPIDQKERFEDQLKLADRGDAEAMAMDDDFVRALEYGMPPTSGLGFGIDRIVMLMTNQSTIQEVLFFPQMRPEKKKIELTPEETELFALVSEGEQYLLTDIKAKLADWSNKKWDTTLKALTGKGILKVAKTDDGLFLSHK from the coding sequence ATGAGTATAGGATTATCAGAACAAGAAGTATTACGACGTGAGTCGTTAAAGCAATTACGCCAGTTAGGCATTGAACCCTATCCGGCAGAAGCTTATGAAATTAATGTTACGGCTGCCGATATTTTAGCAAACTACGAAAAAGATAAAACTGCTTATAAGACCGTTAGTTTAGCCGGTCGTATTATGGGCCGTAATATTATGGGTGCTGCATCTTTTGCTGAATTACAAGATTCAACAGGCCGTATCCAGATTTATTTAAAGAGAGACGAGCTTTGTCCTGGTGATGATAAAACCTTATATAACACGGTATTTAAGAAACTTTTGGACATTGGTGATTTCATCGGGATCACGGGTTATGTTTTTACCACACAAACAGGAGAAATCTCTATCCATGTAACCGGTTTTACTGTTTTAGCTAAATCTTTACGTCCGTTACCGATTGTAAAACGTGATGATGAAGGGAATGTCTACGATGGATTCACCAATCCTGAACTGCGTTACCGCATGCGTTATGTAGATTTAACGGTAAACCCTGATTACAAACAGATTTTCATCAAACGCAGCAAGGTAATTAACAGCATGCGTAACTACTTTGATGAGCAAGGTTGGATGGAAGTAGAAACTCCTATCCTACAGCCTATACACGGTGGTGCAGCGGCGCGCCCTTTTGCTACTCACCACAATACTTTAGATATGCCGCTTTACCTGCGTATTGCGAACGAGCTTTATTTAAAAAGGTTAATCGTTGCAGGTTTTGATGGCGTTTACGAGTTCGGTAAAATGTTCCGTAATGAAGGAATGGACCGTACGCATAATCCAGAGTATACCTCAATGGAAATTTATGTAGCCTATAAAGATTATATCTGGATGATGGCTATGGTTGAAGAATGTTTGGAAAAAGTAGCCATTGCAACCAATGGTTCGGCTGTAGTTAAAGTTGGTGAAAATGAAATCAATTTCGAAGGTCCATACGAAAAACTAACCATGTACGAATCAATCCAAAAATATACCGGAATTGATGTTTCGAAAATGACTGAAGAGGAGCTTTTGCAAACCTGTGCATCATTAGGCATAGAAACGGATTCTACCATGGGCCGCGGTAAATTGGTGGACGAAATTTTCAGTGATAAGGTAGAAGCCAATTTGATCCAGCCTACATTCATTACAGATTACCCGATCGAGATGACACCATTAGCTAAAAAGCACCGCAGTGCAGAAGGATTGGTGGAGCGTTTCGAAATATTTGTGAACGGTAAAGAAATCGGAAATGCTTATTCAGAGCTGAACGATCCTATTGATCAGAAAGAACGTTTTGAAGATCAGTTGAAACTTGCTGATCGTGGTGATGCCGAAGCGATGGCGATGGATGATGATTTCGTTCGTGCCTTAGAATATGGTATGCCTCCTACTTCAGGTTTAGGTTTTGGCATCGATCGTATCGTAATGTTAATGACCAATCAGAGCACCATACAGGAAGTTTTATTCTTCCCGCAGATGCGTCCGGAGAAAAAGAAAATTGAATTGACACCAGAAGAAACAGAATTATTTGCATTGGTTTCTGAAGGTGAACAATACCTGTTAACGGATATAAAAGCTAAACTTGCCGATTGGAGCAATAAAAAGTGGGATACCACTTTAAAAGCGTTAACTGGTAAGGGCATTTTAAAAGTCGCCAAAACAGATGATGGTCTATTTCTATCGCATAAATAG